In Silene latifolia isolate original U9 population chromosome X, ASM4854445v1, whole genome shotgun sequence, the following proteins share a genomic window:
- the LOC141623000 gene encoding uncharacterized protein At4g19900-like yields the protein MVGRHRSRRGVGYGAQLCGIATAFLLLLSIFLLYTRLSSTNTHRPIDSTEDPLSLSLSEDPLLEDSDPEPDPRTTTSTSEDRIDVLDDDKDVDTQLSNEEEILRALDDSDEDDTKSAAAGAGGYFFDHVSLVIRHSIDRRSIDEIDYANTINNNNQNPFQPQQHPKHNCDAIGSDDVPVDEDVRMKMMEVGGIEDALLLKSSPLRKGWGPWFDAKTDFLRKDKMFRSNFHLLNPFHHLLLQDPDSIGLTALTKGDKIVQKGLVARRRIDKSPQLNQIHHNNNKNTSSVPMDKSKWGYFPGLPPFLSFSNFMDSFFRKCKCSMRVFMVWNSPSWMFTVRHQRGLESLLYHHPNACVVIFSETLELDFFKDFVNRSFKVAVAMPNLEQLLQDTPTSVFASVWHEWRTTTFYPTHYSELIRLSALYKYGGIYLDSDMIVLKPLSPFSNSVGMEEPSPGSPLNGAVMAFTKHSSFLMQCMSEFYSTYDDTLKRWNGAELLTRVARNFSRKATDPNTQQELKVQPSSIFFPIGSNDIQRYFLSPLNESEKGEQDGLYSKILNESYTFHLWNSITSALVPEAESLVARILNRYCTRCSDLL from the exons ATGGTAGGAAGACATAGGAGTCGGCGTGGTGTGGGATACGGAGCACAATTATGCGGTATTGCAACTGCATTCCTACTTCTCCTCTCTATCTTCCTCCTCTATACTCGATTAAGTAGTACTAATACTCACCGCCCCATTGATTCTACTGAAGAtccattatcattatcattatctgAGGACCCGTTACTTGAAGATTCGGATCCTGAACCCGATCCCAGAACCACTACTTCTACTTCTGAAGACAGAATTGATGTACTTGATGATGATAAGGATGTTGATACTCAACTATCCAATGAGGAGGAGATCTTGCGAGCTCTCGATGATTCTGACGAAGACGATACTAAATCTGCTGCTGCTGGTGCTGGTGGATACTTCTTTGATCATGTCTCGCTTGTCATCCGTCACTCAATCGATCGACGGTCCATTGACGAAATTGATTATGCCAAcaccatcaacaacaataatcaaaacCCCTTTCAACCCCAACAACATCCCAAACATAATTGCGATGCGATTGGTTCCGATGATGTTCCTGTGGATGAAGATGTAAGGATGAAAATGATGGAAGTCGGCGGCATTGAGGATGCGCTGCTGTTAAAATCATCTCCACTTAGAAAAGGATGGGGTCCCTGGTTTGATGCTAAGACTGATTTCTTAAGGAAGGATAAGATGTTCAGGTCTAATTTCCATCTGTTGAATCCATTTCATCATTTGCTGTTACAAGACCCTGATTCTATTGGACTCACTGCTCTTACCAAAGGTGACAAGATTGTGCAAAAGGGATTGGTTGCTCGTCGTCGTATCGACAAATCACCCCAGCTAAATCAAATAcatcacaacaacaacaagaatacATCATCTGTTCCAATGGATAAGTCGAAATGGGGTTATTTTCCTGGATTGCCTCCCTTTTTGTCATTTTCTAACTTCATGGATTCTTTCTTTAGGAAATGCAAGTGTAGTATGAGGGTTTTTATGGTATGGAATTCGCCGTCTTGGATGTTTACTGTTAGACACCAAAGGGGACTTGAAAGCTTGCTTTATCATCATCCTAATGCTTGTGTTGTTATTTTCTCTGAGACACTTGAACTTGATTTCTTCAAAGATTTTGTCAATCGTAG CTTCAAAGTCGCCGTAGCCATGCCCAATTTAGAACAACTGCTACAAGATACGCCAACATCCGTATTTGCTTCTGTTTGGCATGAATGGAGGACCACAACATTTTATCCTACTCACTACAGTGAGCTTATTCGCCTTTCAGCTCTTTATAA GTACGGGGGTATATATCTGGACTCTGACATGATTGTATTGAAGCCTTTGTCTCCTTTCAGCAATTCTGTTGGCATGGAAGAGCCATCTCCTGGAAGTCCTCTAAATGGAGCAGTTATGGCTTTCACAAAGCACAG CTCTTTTCTTATGCAGTGTATGTCAGAGTTCTATTCCACATATGATGACACCCTGAAGAGATGGAATGGTGCTGAGCTTTTGACAAGAGTAGCGAGAAACTTTTCAAGAAAAGCAACTGATCCTAATACACAGCAGGAGCTTAAAGTGCAACCTTCATCTATTTTCTTTCCCATTGGTTCAAATGATATTCAGAG GTACTTCTTGTCACCATTGAATGAGAGTGAAAAAGGTGAACAAGATGGTTTGTATAGCAAGATACTGAATGAGTCATACACTTTCCATTTATGGAATAGCATAACATCAGCTCTAGTTCCAGAAGCAGAGAGCCTTGTAGCCAGGATTCTTAACCGTTATTGTACTCGCTGCTCTGATCTGCTCTGA